The Ranitomeya variabilis isolate aRanVar5 chromosome 7, aRanVar5.hap1, whole genome shotgun sequence genome includes a window with the following:
- the LOC143784695 gene encoding C-X-C chemokine receptor type 2-like, protein MNTKFDISDAFTDGYPYIPSPDTTPCSISSPANKYAVFIVYATVFLLNIIGNSLVILVICYNKTKKSSTDIYLLNLAVADLLFSLTLPFWATYRVKEWVFGIAMCKIVSVLQEVNFYSGIFLLACISVDRYLAIVHATEFFTTKKYGVTFSIIAIWIISIGISIPSIWFRDVFPADKRGLVCYENLGPETSDWMLNIRIGRHVMGFFIPLLVMLFCYGFVIKTLIRTKNSQKHRAMKVILAVFLVFLICWLPHNITVMVDSLMRRGHVNETCSLRDQLDTALYITEVLGYTHSCINPILYAFIGHKFRHSFLTILANKGIISKDRLSSYGRSLSVMSSSAHTSTRI, encoded by the coding sequence ATGAATACAAAGTTTGACATCTCTGACGCTTTCACAGATGGCTACCCCTACATCCCATCCCCGGACACCACCCCATGCTCCATTTCATCGCCAGCGAACAAATACGCAGTTTTTATAGTTTATGCCACTGTTTTCTTACTCAATATCATCGGCAACAGCCTTGTGATTCTTGTCATCTGTTACAACAAAACGAAGAAGTCGTCCACAGACATCTACCTGCTGAATTTGGCAGTCGCCGACCTCCTTTTTTCCTTAACATTACCCTTCTGGGCCACATACAGAGTCAAAGAGTGGGTGTTTGGCATCGCCATGTGCAAAATCGTCTCCGTACTCCAAGAAGTCAACTTTTACAGCGGAATCTTCTTGCTGGCTTGTATAAGCGTAGACCGGTACCTGGCAATAGTCCATGCCACTGAATTCTTTACAACCAAGAAGTATGGGGTGACGTTTAGTATCATCGCCATCTGGATCATCTCAATTGGTATTTCTATCCCGTCCATTTGGTTTAGAGATGTGTTTCCCGCAGATAAACGAGGACTCGTTTGTTATGAGAATCTTGGTCCTGAAACATCAGATTGGATGCTTAACATCAGGATCGGACGCCACGTGATGGGGTTCTTTATACCGTTGCTCGTTATGCTCTTCTGTTATGGCTTCGTTATTAAGACTCTTATTAGGACCAAAAACAGCCAGAAGCACCGAGCTATGAAGGTCATCCTCGCTGTGTTTTTGGTTTTCTTGATTTGCTGGCTTCCCCACAATATCACCGTCATGGTGGACTCTCTCATGAGGAGAGGACATGTCAATGAAACGTGCTCACTAAGAGATCAGCTGGATACTGCCTTGTACATCACCGAAGTTTTGGGCTACACTCACAGCTGCATTAACCCAATCCTCTATGCATTCATTGGACACAAATTTCGACACAGTTTCTTGACTATCCTCGCCAACAAGGGAATTATCAGCAAGGATAGACTTTCCAGCTACGGGCGAAGTCTCTCCGTCATGTCTTCATCGGCACATACATCTACGAGAATCTAG
- the LOC143784694 gene encoding C-X-C chemokine receptor type 2-like, whose translation MSTKFDISEFSDAFTDDYPYIPSPDTTPCSISSPVNKYAVFIVYATVFLLNIIGNSLVILVICYNKTKKSSTDIYLLNLAVADLLFSLTLPFWATYRVKEWVFGIAMCKIVSVLQEVNFYSGIFLLACISVDRYLAIVHATEFFTNKKYGVTFSIIAIWIISIGISIPSIWFRDVFLPPNRVIFCHENLGPETSDWMINIRIGRHVMGFFIPLLVMLFCYGFVIKTLIRTKNSQKHRAMKVILAVFLVFLICWLPHNITVMVDSLMRRGHVNETCSLRDQLDTALYITEVLGYTHSCINPILYAFIGHKFRHSFLTILANKGIISKDRLSSYGRSLSVMSSSVHTSTTI comes from the coding sequence ATGAGTACAAAGTTTGACATCTCTGAATTTTCTGACGCTTTCACAGATGACTACCCCTACATCCCATCTCCGGACACCACCCCATGCTCCATTTCATCGCCAGTTAACAAATACGCAGTTTTTATAGTTTATGCCACTGTTTTCTTACTCAATATCATCGGCAACAGCCTTGTGATTCTTGTCATCTGTTACAACAAAACAAAGAAATCATCCACAGACATCTACCTGCTGAATTTGGCAGTCGCCGACCTCCTTTTTTCCTTAACATTACCCTTCTGGGCCACATACAGAGTCAAAGAGTGGGTGTTTGGCATCGCCATGTGCAAAATCGTCTCCGTACTCCAAGAAGTCAACTTCTACAGCGGAATCTTCTTGCTGGCTTGTATAAGCGTAGACCGGTACCTGGCAATAGTCCATGCCACTGAATTCTTTACAAACAAGAAGTATGGGGTGACGTTTAGTATCATCGCCATCTGGATCATCTCAATTGGTATTTCTATCCCGTCCATTTGGTTTAGAGATGTGTTTTTGCCACCAAATAGAGTAATCTTTTGTCATGAGAATCTTGGTCCTGAAACATCAGATTGGATGATTAACATCAGGATCGGACGCCACGTGATGGGGTTCTTTATACCGTTGCTCGTTATGCTCTTCTGTTATGGCTTCGTTATTAAGACTCTTATTAGGACCAAAAACAGCCAGAAGCACCGAGCTATGAAGGTCATCCTCGCTGTGTTTTTGGTTTTCTTGATTTGCTGGCTTCCCCACAATATCACCGTCATGGTGGACTCTCTCATGAGGAGAGGACATGTCAATGAAACGTGCTCGCTAAGAGATCAGCTGGATACTGCCTTGTACATCACCGAAGTTTTGGGCTACACTCACAGCTGCATTAACCCAATCCTCTATGCATTCATTGGACACAAATTTCGACACAGTTTCTTGACTATCCTCGCCAACAAGGGAATTATCAGCAAGGATAGACTTTCCAGCTACGGGCGAAGTCTCTCCGTCATGTCTTCATCGGTACATACATCTACCACAATCTAG